A window of the Branchiibius hedensis genome harbors these coding sequences:
- a CDS encoding S53 family peptidase produces MRKTPLAATLFALATAGTMSVALPSADAVTTAKASVTQVHSCSTTPKAGYASCYAIHLTNPTTGKSVNARGAAITPNAISGKTPSDIQSAYKLSGLTSGGRTVAIVDAYGYPNAERDLGVYRKQFGLSACTKANGCLTIISQTGSTTSLPATNVGWDQEQALDLDAVSAACPDCKIVLVQAKTASFANLGTAVNTAAKQSGVVAISNSYGGGDAQDTTYAKYYKHSGIAVTASTGDDGYQGASYPASSQYVTAVGGTSLNTSSNARGWTESAWSDAGSGCSSYNTAPAGQSSSVTNCSGRAMADVSAVADPNTGLAVYAPTSATASSWSQYGGTSLSSPIVASVYALSGNTSGYANTKPYAATSGLFDVTSGSNGTCSYWCTAGTGWDGPTGLGTPNGVSAF; encoded by the coding sequence ATGCGTAAGACCCCCCTGGCCGCCACGCTGTTCGCTCTGGCTACCGCCGGAACGATGAGCGTGGCACTGCCGTCGGCGGACGCCGTCACCACCGCGAAGGCGTCCGTCACCCAGGTCCACTCCTGTTCCACCACTCCGAAGGCCGGCTACGCGTCGTGCTACGCGATCCACCTCACCAATCCCACGACGGGCAAGTCGGTGAACGCTCGCGGCGCCGCGATCACCCCGAACGCGATCTCCGGCAAGACCCCGTCGGACATCCAGAGTGCCTACAAGCTCTCCGGTCTGACGTCGGGTGGGCGCACCGTGGCCATCGTCGACGCCTACGGGTACCCCAACGCGGAGCGCGACCTCGGCGTCTATCGCAAGCAGTTCGGCCTGTCCGCCTGCACCAAGGCCAACGGGTGCTTGACCATCATCAGCCAGACCGGCTCGACCACCTCGCTGCCCGCCACCAACGTGGGCTGGGACCAGGAGCAGGCGCTCGACCTCGACGCGGTCTCCGCCGCGTGCCCGGACTGCAAAATCGTTCTGGTGCAAGCGAAGACGGCGTCGTTCGCCAACCTCGGCACCGCGGTCAACACGGCCGCCAAGCAGTCGGGTGTCGTCGCGATCTCCAACAGCTACGGCGGCGGTGACGCCCAGGACACGACGTACGCCAAGTACTACAAGCACTCCGGTATCGCGGTGACTGCCTCCACCGGTGACGACGGTTACCAGGGCGCCAGCTACCCGGCCTCCTCGCAGTACGTCACGGCCGTGGGTGGCACCTCGTTGAACACCTCCTCGAACGCCCGGGGCTGGACCGAATCAGCCTGGAGTGACGCAGGATCCGGCTGCTCGTCGTACAACACGGCTCCGGCCGGTCAGAGCTCCTCGGTGACCAACTGCTCGGGTCGGGCGATGGCCGATGTGTCCGCGGTCGCCGACCCGAACACCGGCTTGGCGGTCTACGCCCCGACCAGCGCGACCGCATCCAGTTGGTCGCAGTACGGCGGCACTTCGTTGTCATCGCCGATCGTCGCGAGCGTCTACGCACTGTCGGGCAACACCTCCGGCTACGCCAACACCAAGCCCTACGCGGCGACCTCGGGGCTGTTCGACGTGACCTCGGGTTCGAACGGCACCTGCAGCTACTGGTGCACTGCGGGAACCGGCTGGGACGGCCCGACCGGCCTCGGCACCCCGAACGGGGTCAGCGCCTTCTGA
- a CDS encoding thioesterase family protein produces MSYYDRVSADTYQPTRHVQGAWNDHEQHMSPVAGLITHAIDQHQPRADVQLSRISFEILGLIPLAATTVTVETIRPGRTIELVEATVLIEGRPRIRARAWRLAVSDDVAGVSGVELPAMPAGPEHGEPYDALAEWKGGFLASIETVALPGGRSGRRQVWARTPHTVVADEPFSPTAAAISLVDLANGIATRVRPTDMMFPNVDLTIHLIRQPEPSWLGLDTSVSFGPNGLGLTSSTLSDESGPFGRAEQALTVRHFPA; encoded by the coding sequence GTGAGCTACTACGACCGCGTCAGCGCCGACACGTACCAGCCCACCCGGCACGTGCAGGGTGCGTGGAACGACCATGAGCAACACATGTCACCGGTTGCGGGCCTGATCACCCACGCCATCGACCAGCACCAACCCCGCGCAGATGTCCAGTTGTCGCGGATCAGTTTCGAGATTCTCGGCCTGATCCCGCTCGCGGCCACCACGGTCACCGTCGAGACGATCCGGCCGGGCCGGACCATCGAACTGGTGGAGGCGACCGTGCTCATCGAGGGTCGCCCGCGGATCCGGGCACGCGCCTGGCGGTTGGCGGTCAGCGACGACGTGGCCGGCGTCTCCGGGGTGGAGCTTCCCGCGATGCCCGCGGGCCCGGAACACGGCGAACCGTACGACGCACTGGCGGAATGGAAGGGTGGCTTCCTCGCCTCCATCGAAACCGTGGCGCTGCCTGGTGGCCGATCCGGACGCCGTCAGGTGTGGGCCCGCACCCCGCACACCGTTGTGGCCGATGAGCCGTTCAGCCCCACCGCCGCGGCCATCTCGCTGGTCGACCTGGCCAACGGGATCGCCACCCGCGTCCGGCCCACCGACATGATGTTCCCCAACGTCGATCTGACGATCCACCTCATCCGCCAACCGGAACCGTCCTGGCTCGGGCTCGACACCTCAGTCTCGTTCGGCCCCAACGGCCTCGGTCTCACTTCGAGCACCCTCAGCGACGAGTCCGGGCCCTTCGGGCGTGCTGAGCAAGCGCTGACCGTCCGCCACTTCCCGGCCTGA
- a CDS encoding phosphatase PAP2 family protein, whose amino-acid sequence MAISEQRDLGDEAALETGVASGVDLTTLRRLGVAAYLVVLAAYCVVVGLPLDRAGMTLWIVAGLSVLCIGRGWRAWRMTLLAWLPFEGVLLAYDYSYGFAGRFNGELDVMGYPMQGATNALGMPLHTTFPIEADRWLLGGTLPGQWLQEHLRANGPISWISIPVTLTYLSHFVVTPLVAVALWIWDRSRFLKWVRAVVSLAVVGLSTYLLFPMAPPWLAAQQGLIPGWTVLRANGDGFQFMGLRIAQEVLTDGQDRSNPVAAMPSLHMAFATLTVLFFWSSVRRSLRPLLLLYPAMMGFTLLYSGEHYLIDEIAGVLAALAVTAFWWRVDRWREERRSGREVADGQRLLSTPEGPGLVAEGARSETEAVGAERD is encoded by the coding sequence GTGGCGATCTCCGAGCAGCGTGACCTCGGAGACGAAGCTGCCCTCGAAACCGGTGTCGCGTCCGGAGTCGATCTGACGACTCTGCGCCGACTGGGCGTTGCCGCCTACCTGGTGGTGCTCGCCGCGTACTGCGTAGTCGTCGGGCTACCCCTCGACCGGGCCGGAATGACGCTGTGGATCGTGGCCGGTCTGTCGGTGCTGTGCATTGGTCGGGGTTGGCGGGCGTGGCGGATGACGCTGCTGGCCTGGTTGCCCTTCGAGGGGGTGCTCCTGGCCTACGACTACAGCTACGGGTTTGCTGGCCGGTTCAACGGTGAACTCGACGTGATGGGCTATCCGATGCAGGGAGCGACCAATGCGCTCGGGATGCCGCTGCACACGACCTTCCCGATCGAGGCCGACCGGTGGCTGCTCGGCGGAACTCTGCCCGGGCAGTGGTTGCAGGAGCACCTGCGGGCGAACGGGCCGATCAGTTGGATCAGCATCCCGGTCACGCTGACCTACCTGTCGCACTTCGTTGTCACCCCGTTGGTGGCGGTGGCGTTGTGGATCTGGGACCGCAGTCGATTCCTGAAGTGGGTGCGGGCGGTCGTGAGTCTGGCCGTCGTCGGGCTGAGCACCTACCTGCTGTTCCCGATGGCGCCACCGTGGTTGGCTGCCCAGCAGGGACTGATCCCGGGGTGGACGGTGCTGCGGGCCAACGGTGACGGCTTCCAGTTCATGGGGTTGCGCATCGCCCAAGAGGTGCTCACCGACGGTCAGGACCGCTCGAACCCGGTCGCGGCGATGCCCTCGTTGCACATGGCGTTTGCCACGCTCACCGTGCTGTTCTTCTGGTCCTCGGTGCGCCGCTCGCTACGTCCGTTGTTGCTGCTCTATCCCGCGATGATGGGTTTCACCCTGCTGTACTCCGGTGAGCACTATCTGATCGACGAGATCGCCGGAGTGCTGGCCGCGCTGGCGGTGACCGCGTTCTGGTGGCGGGTGGATCGCTGGCGCGAGGAGCGCCGGTCAGGCCGGGAAGTGGCGGACGGTCAGCGCTTGCTCAGCACGCCCGAAGGGCCCGGACTCGTCGCTGAGGGTGCTCGAAGTGAGACCGAGGCCGTTGGGGCCGAACGAGACTGA
- a CDS encoding ABC transporter ATP-binding protein — protein MSGLEVRDVSVAFDQTRALDDVSLEVGTGRILAVLGPSGCGKSTLLRVIAGLQQPDRGRVLFDGQDITRVPTHRRGFALMFQDGQLFDHLSVGANVAYPQRRQGVSRRDANARADELLDVVGLAGFARRSPRTLSGGQQQRVALARALAAEPRLLLLDEPLSALDRDLRERLAVDLRQILTATGTTALLVTHDHGEAFTLADDAVLLRAGRVVQHGAVADLWRDPVDEDAARFLGYRTVLTGEPAIVVRRVLGVAGDGPVALRRGALRVSSGAGQLTGIAGRSAYGADEVTVEVDVPGLGGLPVAADVAPPPGASVGIDVLPAQVALLTVHRTAT, from the coding sequence GTGAGCGGCCTTGAAGTCCGTGACGTGAGTGTCGCGTTCGACCAGACCCGGGCACTCGACGACGTCAGCCTCGAGGTCGGCACCGGCCGCATCCTGGCCGTTCTCGGACCTTCCGGCTGCGGCAAATCGACGCTGCTACGGGTGATCGCCGGTCTGCAGCAACCGGATCGCGGCCGCGTGCTCTTCGATGGTCAGGACATCACCCGGGTGCCGACCCATCGGCGCGGCTTCGCATTGATGTTCCAGGACGGACAGCTCTTCGACCACTTGTCAGTCGGCGCTAACGTGGCCTATCCGCAACGACGGCAGGGTGTTTCACGTCGGGATGCCAATGCCCGCGCTGACGAACTCCTTGATGTCGTCGGCCTCGCCGGGTTCGCTCGCCGCTCCCCGCGCACGCTGTCCGGCGGTCAGCAACAACGAGTCGCGCTCGCTCGCGCGCTCGCCGCCGAACCGCGTCTGCTGTTGCTCGACGAACCACTCTCGGCTCTCGACCGTGACCTGCGCGAGCGGCTGGCCGTTGACCTGCGCCAGATCCTCACCGCGACCGGCACCACCGCGCTCTTGGTGACCCACGACCACGGCGAAGCCTTCACGCTCGCCGACGACGCGGTGCTGCTACGTGCGGGGCGGGTCGTGCAGCACGGTGCGGTGGCCGACCTGTGGCGCGATCCCGTCGATGAGGACGCAGCCCGGTTCCTCGGCTACCGGACGGTGCTCACCGGAGAGCCCGCGATCGTCGTACGCCGAGTGCTGGGGGTGGCCGGGGACGGTCCGGTTGCGCTGCGCCGGGGGGCGTTGCGGGTGAGCAGCGGAGCTGGTCAGCTCACCGGGATCGCCGGCCGATCGGCGTACGGCGCGGACGAGGTCACGGTCGAAGTGGACGTGCCCGGACTGGGCGGACTGCCGGTGGCGGCGGACGTTGCACCCCCGCCGGGTGCGAGCGTCGGGATCGACGTGCTGCCAGCACAGGTCGCTTTGCTCACGGTTCACAGGACGGCCACCTAG
- a CDS encoding ABC transporter permease — protein sequence MPRARAVVGWGVLAAVPLLFLVVFFLVPVTGMIGRGLRPDGVWDLAGAWEVLTRARTAKVIGFTLFTAVVGTAITVALGVPTAYCLYRLRLPGATLLRGLLVMPFVLPTVVVGVAFRTLLAQNGPLGWLGLDGTPTAIIAALVFFNLSVVIRVVGTAWAGLDPRPEQAAASLGASPGQVFRTITLPSLRPAIISATSVVFLFCATAFGVVLTLGGVRYSTIETEIYLLTTNFLDLQGAAVLSILQFVMVLVLLALVGRVRRTGAATSAVPTPTRIRRSDAGALVALAASVLLVITPLATLVARSLQVQGNWSLDNYRGLTAVTGDNALPVTVWQALSTSWRIAIDASVLAVGLGLIVAVLVSRRPRSRSARRMVGLLDGVFMLPLGISAVTVGFGFLITLDKPPFDFRDSVWLIPVAQAMVALPLVVRTLAPALRTVDQRQREAAAALGASPLRVALTVDVVAAWRPFLAAIGFALAVSLGEFGATSFLARPDDPTLPVAIYQLIGHPGAANFGMALAASVVLAAVTGAIMAGVDRLGGRTTL from the coding sequence GTGCCCCGCGCGCGGGCGGTAGTGGGCTGGGGGGTGCTGGCCGCCGTACCCCTGCTGTTCCTCGTCGTCTTCTTCCTCGTCCCCGTGACCGGCATGATCGGCCGCGGGCTGCGGCCGGATGGTGTCTGGGATCTGGCGGGGGCGTGGGAGGTGCTCACCCGCGCCCGCACCGCGAAGGTCATCGGCTTCACGCTCTTCACGGCGGTGGTGGGCACGGCGATCACCGTCGCACTCGGCGTACCCACCGCCTATTGCCTCTACCGCCTGCGGCTGCCCGGTGCAACACTGCTGCGCGGCCTTCTGGTGATGCCGTTCGTGCTGCCGACCGTGGTCGTCGGTGTCGCCTTCCGGACCCTGCTCGCGCAAAACGGCCCGCTGGGCTGGCTGGGTCTGGACGGCACCCCGACCGCGATCATCGCCGCCCTCGTCTTCTTCAACCTGTCCGTCGTGATCCGGGTGGTGGGTACGGCGTGGGCGGGCCTTGACCCGCGACCCGAGCAGGCCGCGGCATCCCTGGGTGCATCGCCCGGCCAGGTGTTCCGGACGATCACCCTTCCGTCCTTGCGGCCCGCGATCATCTCGGCGACCAGCGTGGTCTTCCTCTTCTGCGCCACGGCGTTCGGTGTCGTCCTGACGCTGGGCGGGGTGCGGTACTCGACCATCGAGACCGAGATCTACCTGCTGACCACGAATTTCCTTGATCTGCAAGGGGCGGCGGTGTTGTCGATCCTGCAGTTCGTGATGGTCCTGGTGCTGCTTGCCCTGGTCGGGCGAGTCCGCCGCACGGGCGCCGCCACCAGCGCCGTGCCCACCCCCACGCGGATACGCCGCAGCGATGCCGGTGCCCTCGTGGCGTTGGCCGCGAGCGTCCTGCTCGTCATCACTCCGCTCGCCACCCTGGTGGCCAGATCGCTACAGGTGCAGGGTAATTGGAGCCTGGACAACTACCGGGGTCTGACGGCCGTGACGGGGGACAATGCGCTTCCCGTGACGGTGTGGCAGGCGTTGTCGACCTCGTGGCGGATCGCCATCGATGCCTCGGTGCTGGCTGTCGGTCTCGGTCTGATCGTCGCGGTCCTGGTCTCCCGCAGGCCGCGGTCGCGATCGGCGCGCCGGATGGTCGGTCTGCTCGACGGTGTCTTCATGCTGCCGCTGGGGATCTCCGCTGTCACAGTGGGTTTCGGGTTCTTGATCACGCTGGACAAACCCCCCTTCGATTTCCGTGACAGTGTCTGGTTGATCCCGGTCGCCCAGGCCATGGTGGCCTTGCCGCTGGTGGTCCGCACTCTCGCACCGGCCCTGCGCACGGTCGACCAGCGTCAGCGTGAAGCGGCGGCTGCGCTCGGCGCCAGTCCGCTGCGGGTCGCACTGACGGTCGATGTGGTCGCCGCGTGGCGGCCGTTTCTTGCGGCGATCGGATTTGCCCTCGCCGTCTCCTTGGGTGAGTTCGGGGCGACCAGTTTCCTGGCCCGGCCGGACGATCCGACGCTGCCGGTCGCGATCTACCAGTTGATCGGACACCCGGGGGCGGCCAACTTCGGGATGGCCCTTGCCGCGTCGGTCGTGTTGGCGGCGGTGACCGGGGCGATCATGGCGGGTGTGGATCGACTGGGCGGGCGGACGACCTTGTGA